From Neospora caninum Liverpool complete genome, chromosome VIII, a single genomic window includes:
- a CDS encoding putative GAF domain-containing protein, protein MVAFGLMDQFIMIRLGDFVDATLGVTFGLATLSAAAVGQLCSDTAGVVFGNTIESLAQKVGFATPPFEIYSKRAPSSTHLVRTLGAACGVAFGCLLGMSQLLFMDLDRSERLKKQQRLDAIFQMVVTDCPQLFGCERATLFVYDKSRNEIWSKAIFGIEHATRIEKGRDKSLTTWILEHKQLVNVGDAQHDVRFNPQFDAKHKSCTRSVLAAPVLGKDGDVIAVLMCINKQPRRDTAQRNRQTGDAQREADGGRDTEASLAFSGEDERVIRLLSKNIAIFMETFDYGAAEDQKVIALPFAEDQGAPLPESAAPVLLAGVVDSEEPMEKKASRERENGRAAAREGTETHSKEAHAQDQHAKKQHEENQQAQEEERNKEVQKEPNERKKDTGRRREAEAPWGTALAVWFDQAADKALEGIKEHATEKSSPGNQEAVLLSRFDLPLLGAPVPDKEPEKPKSSFWLWTGKSEKQSPKAQS, encoded by the coding sequence ATGGTGGCCTTTGGGCTGATGGATCAGTTCATCATGATTCGGCTCGGCGACTTTGTGGACGCGACGCTCGGAGTCACGTTCGGCCTCGCGACGCTGTCGGCGGCGGCGGTGGGCCAGCTGTGCAGCGACACCGCCGGCGTGGTGTTTGGCAACACGATCGAGTCCCTCGCGCAAAAGGTCGGATTCGCAACGCCGCCGTTTGAGATCTACAGCAAgcgcgcgccgtcctcgACGCACCTGGTGCGCACGCTCGGCGCCGCGTGCGGCGTTGCGtttggctgtctcctcggaaTGAGTCAGCTGTTGTTCATGGATCTGGATCGGTCCGAGCGATTGAAGAAGCAACAGCGTCTCGACGCGATCTTCCAGATGGTTGTGACGGACTGTCCCCAGCTGTTTGGCTGCGAGCGCGCGACGCTGTTTGTCTACGACAAGAGTCGCAACGAGATCTGGTCCAAGGCGATCTTTGGCATCGAACACGCCACGCGCATCGAGAAGGGCCGAGATAAATCCCTCACAACCTGGATCCTCGAACACAAGCAACTGGTAAACGTCGGAGACGCTCAACACGACGTGCGCTTCAATCCACAGTTTGACGCGAAACACAAATCCTGTACGAGAtccgttctcgccgctcccgtTCTCGGGAAAGATGGAGACGTCATCGCCGTCCTCATGTGCATCAACAAGCAACCAAGAAGGGACACGGCTCAGCGGAACCGGCAGACTGGAGAcgcccagagagaggccgatgGTGGTCGTGACACGGAGGCGAGCCTGGCGTTCTCTGGTGAGGACGAAAGGGTGATTCGATTGCTGAGCAAAAACATCGCAATCTTCATGGAAACGTTCGACTATGGAGCCGCGGAAGACCAAAAAGTGATCGCGCTGCCTTTCGCTGAAGACCAAGGCGCACCGCTCCCAGAGTCTGCGGCGCCCGTTTTGCTGGCGGGCGTCGTGGACTCCGAAGAACCAATGGAGAAAAAGGCTTCGCGGgaacgcgaaaacgggagagcAGCCGCGAGGGAGGGCACGGAGACGCATTCAAaggaagcgcatgcacaggacCAACATGCAAAGAAACAACATGAAGAGAACCAGCAGgcacaggaggaagaacggaacAAAGAAGTGCAGAAAGAGCccaacgagaggaagaaggatacaggaagacgaagagaggcggaggcgccgtgGGGGACGGCGCTCGCTGTCTGGTTCGACCAGGCAGCCGACAAGGCGCTGGAAGGCATAAAAGAACATGCAACAGAGAAATCCTCTCCAGGTAACCAAGAAGCCGTTCTGCTGTCGCGCTTTGACCTACCTCTCCTCGGCGCGCCTGTTCCCGACAAAGAGCCAGAGAAACCGAAAAGTTCGTTCTGGTTGTGgacagggaaaagcgagaaacaatCCCCTAAAGCGCAGTCCTAG
- a CDS encoding Polymerase (RNA) II (DNA directed) polypeptide F,related, with protein MADDEIDHMFAGEPGGLGDDFGEDFGDDELIDDFDVERAAAAAGHEPESDILDPNDPRAGRPHARPSEGPRITSPYITKFEKARVIGTRALQISMNAPITIPLDGETDPLIIAEKELYQKTIPFTIRRYLPDGSYEDWKIQELIVD; from the exons atGGCAGACGACGAAATCGATCACATGTTCGCGGGCGAGCCTGGCGGGTTGGGCGACGATTTCGGCGAGGATTTCGGCGACGATGAATTGATAGATGACTTCGACGTCGAACGCGCCGCGGCTGCCGCCGGACACGAACCAGAAAGTGACATTCTCGATCCAAATGACCCCAGAGCTGGG CGGCCGCACGCCCGGCCCAGTGAGGGGCCGCGCATAACGAGTCCGTACATCACAAAgttcgagaaggcgcgagtgATTGGCACACGCGCTCTCCAGATCAGCATGAACGCCCCCATCACCATTCCtctcgacggcgagacggacCCGCTGATCATTGCAGAAAAGGAGCTCTACCAGAAAACCATTCCCTTCACCATTCGCAGATACCTGCCTGACGGCAGCTACGAAGACTGGAAGATCCAGGAACTCATTGTCGACTAG